The DNA region GTCAGCGGCGGGGCGTCGATCGAATTCTCTTCGACTGCACTGATGATGCGGGCCATCGTGCGCACCGCCTCCAGCGGGTACTTGCCCACCGAGGTCTCCCCCGACAGCATCACCGCGTCGGCACCGTCGAGGACGGCGTTGGCCACGTCGGAGGCCTCGGCACGAGTCGGACGCGAATTCTCGATCATCGATTCGAGCATCTGGGTCGCGACGATGACCGGTTTGGCGTTCTCACGGGCCATCTGGATCGCCCGCTTCTGCACCAGCGGCACCTCCTCGAGCGGAAGCTCGACACCGAGGTCTCCGCGGGCCACCATCACCGCGTCGAAGGCCAGCACGACGGCCTCGAGATTGTCGATGGCTTCCGGCTTTTCGAGTTTGGCGATGACCGGGACGCGGCGACCCACCCGGTCCATGATCTCGTGCACGATTTCGACGTCGGCCGGCGACCGCACGAACGACAACGCCACGAGGTCAACACCGAGGTGCAACGCGAATTCCAGGTCTTCGATGTCTTTTTCGCTCAGTGCCGGCACCGACACGTTCATCCCGGGCAGCGACAGACCCTTGTTGTTGCTGACCGGCCCGCCCTCGGTCACGGTGCACACCACGTCGGAACCATCGATGTGCTCGACCACCAGTGCGACCTTGCCGTCGTCGACGAGGCAGCGGTCCCCCGGCTGGGCGTCGGCGGCGAGCTGTTTGTACGTGGTCGAGACCCGGTCGTGGGTGCCCTCGACATCCTGGGTGGTGATCCGCACCGTCTCGCCGGTGGCCCAGTAGGTCGGCCCGTCAGCGAACCTGCCGAGCCGGATCTTGGGGCCCTGGAGGTCGGCCAGGACGCCCACGGCGCGCCCGGTCGCGTCGGAGGCCTTGCGTACCCGCTCGTAGTTTTCTTTGTGGTCCACATAGTCACCGTGGCTGAAGTTCAGCCGGGCCACGTCCATGCCGGCCTCGACAAGCGCCCGGGTCTTGTCGTCGGTCGCGGTGGCGGGGCCCAAGGTGCAAACGATCTTGGCGCGTCTACTCACGTTGAGCCAGCTTAGTCGCAGTCAGACGGCATCTCGACCGATACAGATGGCGGCCGGTTTCGGGCAGGCACACGTAGCTGTTTGGTCATCTGCCCGACCGCCTACGGCAACCGTTGCCGGTGCGTCGGTTCAGCCGCTGAGAAGGGTCGGAACCAATGGAAACCCGGGCAGATTCCGCACCACGGTCCAGCCCACCGTGGCGCTCAACACCGTGGCCCCGGCCCACCACGTGACGAGCGGTCGCCCGACCCGGAGGCGCCATACCCCCCACAACAGCAGCAAAGGTATGCCGACCAACAGGAACACGTTGTCCGTGACCGCTGCGGCCATGTCACCATGCAAGACGCCGTGGGTCATCCGCAGGCCGCCGCACGCCGGGCAATCCCAACCGGTGATCATCTTGAAGGGGCACGGCGGGAACAAGGATCCGGGCCGGTGCGGGTCGACGAGACCCACATACGCGAGGCCACCGGCGACGGCGGCGCCGGTTCCCAGCGCCGCAATAACTCCGGCGCGTCCCGAGGTGGTGCCGTTAGGTCCCATCGCGCAGCGGACGACCCTGCGTATCGCGCACCTTGTCCGTGAGAATCATCACCGCGTCGATGAGACCCCAAATCACCGCGCCGATTCCGCAGGTCACGATTCCGACGATGAGTTGGGTGATGGCCAGACCGGTGTCACCGAGATAGAACCGTCCGATGCCGCAGATCCCGACCAGTCCCACGAGTTGCAGCAGGCCGGCGACCACCTTCGATTTATCGGAGAACGGCTCGCCGGTGACCGGGTGGCGGCCCCACGGCGCGCTCGGGTCGTAGTAGGCGCCCGGCGGCGGCGGGTACTGCCCCGGGCTGGGATACTGCGGCGGCACCGGCGGTGGGTACTCGTAGGAATGCTGCGGCGGGGTCGTATCGCCGTCTGCTGGGCCGGGCGAAGAAGTCATGCGTTCAGGATGCCAGACACAGCACACCCAAGTCAGCGACGACGCCGCCACCAGCGGCGCTTGGTGCCAGACTGCGACGGTGCAGGCTCGGCAACCGTCGCGTCCGCAGCGGCGGTGTCCTCGTCGGCCGCAACCGTTTCCGTGGTGGCTTCGATCGATTTCTGAGCAGTCTCGGTATCGAGCTCACCCACGGCCGGCGCATCCGAATCCTCGACGTCGGTGGCGGATTCGTCTGCAACAGACTCCTGGGCCGCCTCGGCGTCGACCTCACCGACGGCAGCGACATCCGCATCCTCCGACGACACAACCGACTCAACAGACTCCGCGACGGCACCCTCGGCCTCAGCGGCTGAATCAGGTTCGTCGGCGGCTACTTCCTCGGCAGATTCGGCAGATTCGGACTCGGCGCCCTCGACCTCGTCACCGGCAGGCTCGTCTGCAACAGACTCTTGCGCGGCCTCGGCGTCGACCTCACCGACGGCGGCGACATCCGCATCCTCCGACGACGCATCCGGCTCAACAGACTCCGCGACGACACCCTCGGCCTCAACGACTGAATCAGGTTCGTCGGCGGCTACTTCCTCGACATCCTCGGCCTCGTCATCGGCAGGCTCGTCTGCAACAGACTCTTGCGCGGCCACGGCGTCGACCTCACCCACGGCAGCGACATCCGCATCCTCGACAGCCTCAGCAGATTCAGACTCGACATCCTCGGCCTCGTCATCGGCAGGCTCGTCTGCAACCGACTCCTGGGCGGCCTCGGCGTCGACCTCACCGACGGCAGCGACATCCGCATCCTCCGACGACGCAACCGACTCCGCAGACTCCGCGACGGCACCCTCGGCCTCAGCGGCTGAATCAGGTTCGTCGGCGGCTACTTCCTCGACATCCTCGACATCCTCGGCAGATTCGGACTCGGTGTCCTCGGCCTCGTCATCGGCAGGCTCGTCTGCGACAGACTCCTGGGCGGCCTCGGCGTCGACCTCACCGACGGCGGCGACATCCGCATCCGCGACAGCCTCAGCAGATTCAGACTCGACATCCTCAGCCGCGTCATCGGCAGGCTCGTCTGCAACAGACTCTTCGGCAGCCTCGGTAACGAGCTCACCCACGTCCGCTGCGTCCGCATTCTCATCAGCGTCGTCCAAGGCATCCTCACGGCCGGCCACGGTTGCCGCGGCTACCACCCCCGTGGTCGCGGCCACGGCCGAGAGATCCTCGACGAACTCCTCGACCAGCGGCTCTCGTTCCCGACCGCGCAGCGTCTCGGGTTCCTCGCGGCCCTTGGTCGCCAGGATGAAGTAGACGATGGCACCGATGAAGACGAACGTGGCCGTAAACGAGTTGATGCGGATCCCCGCGATCTCGGTCGCATAGTCGTCGCGGAGCAGTTCGACGCAGAACCTGCCGACGCAGTAGCCGGCGACATAGAGCGCGAACAACCGGCCGTGGCCGATTCGGAACCGCCGATCGAGGTAGATCAGCGCGGCGAAGACCAGCAGGTTCCACAGCAGTTCATACAGAAAGGTCGGGTGCACCACAGCCGCGACCTGACCGGTGGATATGCCGTTGAGGGAGTGGACATCGACAATCCCGGACGGATCCCGCCGATAGAACACCTCCATGCCCCACGGCACGGTGGTCTCGCGACCATAAAGTTCTTGGTTGAAGTAGTTGCCCAACCGACCGATGGCCTGCGCCAACACGATTCCGGGTGCGACGGCATCACCGAACGCCGGCAACGGGATGCCGCGGCGCCGACACGCGAGCCAGGCTCCCAAGCCGCCGAACGCCACCGCCCCCCAGATACCGAGACCACCGTCCCAGATGCGCAGGGCGGCCATCGCACCCGCGCCGCCACTGCCGAAGTAGGTCTGCCAGTCGGTCATCACGTGATAGATCCGGCCGCCGATCAGGCCGAACGGCACCGCCCACAGGGCGATGTCGTAGATCACGCCTTGTTCGCCGCCGCGCGCCACCCAGCGCCTGTCACCGATGACAAGCGCGGCGATGATGCCGATGATGATGCACAGCGCGTAGGCCCGGATCGGGAACGGGCCCAGGAACCACACCCCCTGCGGAGGGCTCGGAAAAGAAGCCAGTGTGGTGGTGATCACCCAGAAACCCCAGTTACCTTCTGTCGTACACCCGCCACCAACTCGTCGGTGAGAGCGCGCATCGCGTTCAGATCCTGGCCCAGCGCGGACACCAGCGCCGAACCCACGATGACACCGTCTGCGTAGGAACCGATTTCGGCCGCCTGCTCGCGTGAGCGCACACCGAGTCCGATCCCGATCGGGATGTCGGAAATCGTCTTGATTCGCGCCACCAGTTCCGGAGCGGCATTGGACACCGCGTCGCGGACTCCGGTGACCCCCATCGTCGAGGCTGCGTAGACGAAACCGCGGCACGCTGCGACGGTCGTGGCGAGTCGTTCCGGCGTCGACGACGGCGCCACCAGGAAGATGCGATCCAGATCGTGGTCGTCCGAGGCGGCGAACCAGTCGTCGGCCTCATCCGGGATCAGGTCCGGGGTGATGACCCCGAATCCGCCCGCGGCCGCCAGGTCTCGGGCGAACGCGTCAACCCCGTAGCGCAACACCAGGTTCCAGTACGTCATCACCACGGCGCGGCCGCCGGCGTCGCTGATCGCCTCCACCGCGGTGATCGCGTCGCGCACCCGTACGCCGCCGCGCAGCGCAATCTCGGTGGCAGCGGCGATCGTCGGCCCGTCCATGCCCGGATCGGAATATGGGATACCGACTTCGACGATGTCGCAGCCGGATTCGATCAACGTGGTCATCGCCTCGATCGAGGTCGGCACATCCGGATAGCCCACCGGGAGGTAACCGATCAGCGCCGAGCGGTTCTCGCTACGGCAGGTGTTGAACAACGGTCCGAGCCGACTCGGTGTGCTCATGACTGCACCGCCGACTGGTCGAGCAAATCGAACCACTTTGCCGCAGTCTCGACGTCCTTGTCGCCACGGCCGGACAGGTTCACCAGCACAATCGAACCCGCACCCAACTCGGGACCGAGTTTGAGCGCACCCGCCACGGCGTGTGCGGACTCGATGGCCGGAATGATGCCCTCGGTCCGGCACAGCAGCCGGAAGGCGTCCATGGCCTCGGCGTCGGTGATCGGCAGGTACTCGGCGCGGCCGATGTCACGCAGATGCGCATGCTCGGGGCCCACCCCGGGATAGTCCAAACCTGCTGAGATGGAATGTGATTCGATGGTCTGGCCGTCCTCGTCCTGCAGCAGGTAGGAATACGAACCCTGGAACGCGCCCGGCGACCCGCCGGTGATCGTGGCCGCATGCCGGCCGGTCTCCACCCCGTCTCCGGCGGCTTCGTACCCGATCAGTCGGACGGCCGGATCGTCGATGAAGGCGTGGAAGATCCCGATGGCGTTGGAGCCGCCACCCACGCATGCGGTGACCGCGTCGGGCAGGCGGCCGGCCTGAGCCTGGATCTGACCGCGGGCCTCCAGTCCGATGATGCGTTGGAAGTCGCGAACCATGGCGGGAAATGGATGTGGTCCGGCCGCGGTGCCGAAGCAGTAGTAGGTGGTGTCGGCGTTGGTCACCCAATCCCGAAACGCCTCGTTGATCGCGTCTTTGAGCGTCTTCGAACCGGCTTCTACGGACACCACCTCGGCGCCCAGCAGTCGCATGCGGGCAACGTTGAGCGCCTGTCGGGCGGTGTCGACCGCACCCATATAGATGACGCATTCGAGATCCAGCAGCGCACAGGCGGTGGCCGTGGCGACGCCGTGCTGACCGGCACCGGTCTCGGCGATCACCCGCTTCTTGCCCATCTGGCGCGCCAGCAGTGCCTGGCCCAGCACGTTGTTGATCTTGTGCGAACCGGTGTGGTTGAGGTCCTCGCGCTTGAGGAACAACCGCGCGCCGCCCGCGTGCTCAGACAGCCGGGTGGCCTCGTACAGCGGCGAGGGCCGCCCGGTGTAGTGCGTCTGCAGCCGGTCGAGTTCATCGAGGAACTCCCGGTCGATGCGCACCTTGTCGTAGGCGGCGGTCACCTCTTCGATCACCGCCATGAGTGCCTCGGCGACGTAACGACCGCCGTAGACGCCGAAGTGGCCGCGTTGATCGGGTTCGTGCGCGGTGGGCTCGGACACTGCGGAGCTCATGCGCGGAAGGTTGGGAAGTGTGAAATCAGCCATGGCTCAAGCCCCTTCGCACACCGGGTGCATCGCGAACTAGCGGGCCGGCTTCGGACAGGACGGGTGGGTTCCGGCGGTCACCAGGTCGGCGACGGCGCTGCGCGGGTCGCCGCTGGTGACCAGGCCCTCGCCCACGAGGACGGCGTCGGCACCGGCACCGGCGTAGGCCAACAGGTCGGCGGTGTCACGCACCCCCGACTCGGCCACCTTGATGACATTGCTGGGCAGTCCCGGCGCAATCCGGGCAAAGCAGTCACGGTCCACGTTGAGGGTCTTGAGGTCGCGGGCGTTGACGCCGATGACGGTCGCGCCGGCCTGCAGCGCCCGGTCGGCCTCTTCCTCGGTGTGCACTTCCACCAGCGCGGTCATGCCCAGCGACTCGGTGCGCTCGAGCATCGACTCCAGCGCCGGTTGTTCGAGCGCGGCGACGATGAGCAGCAGCATGTCCGCACCATGGGCCCGAGCCTCATGAATCTGGTACGGCCGAACCACGAAGTCCTTGCGCAGGACCGGGATGGACACCGCGGCGCGTACCGAATCCAGATCGGCCAGCGATCCCTGGAAGCGGCGCTCCTCGGTGAGCACGCTGATGATCCGCGCGCCGCCACTCTCGTAGGCCCGAGCCAGGTCGGCCGGATCAGGAATGTTGGCCAACTCGCCGCGCGACGGGCTGGCGCGCTTCACCTCCGCGATCACCCCGATGCCGGGCGCACGCAGGGCGGCCAGCACATCCAGAGGCGGGGGCGCCGCGTTGGCCGCGGCCTTGATCTGCTCCAAGCTGACGACGGCCTCTCGAGCGGCTACATCAGCTCGAACCCCTTCGATGATGGAGTCGAGGACGGTCGGCGCACTCATGCCAGTCGTTCCTTCCTACACGTGACCAAACGCTCGTCAGAAACGGTTCCTACCGTTCCGTCGCGTTCCAAAAAGGGTAGCCGCTCGCCAGCCATTGAGTTTCACCGACCCTCCGGCGACGGGCCCGAATCCGGTTCGGTCGGGTCACGCCCCTCGTCCAGGGCGTCCCAGATCGTCCGTTCCGACATCGGCTCGGATGTTTGCCCTAGTGAAGCCCCCTCGGCAGCGGTCGCACTCTGCTCCCGCACCGCCGCACGCCGCGCCGCCGGTGTGGCATACCGCGGCGCCGTCGAGGCCGCCCGGGACGCCGCCCGCATCAGCAGCGCCGCCGCGGCCAGCGTCGCCACGGCCGCGGCCAGCGCCGTCCCCGCGCCCAGATACTCCCGCTCGCTACCGACCAAGGTGGTCAGCGACACCTCCGCGAGGTCGGCAGCCCGCGCCGACACATCCGGCACCACCCACTGGCTGATCGCCAGGTAGGCGATCGCGGCGCTGACCGCCGCCAGCAGCAGCGCCAGCGCGCGCAGCGCCCAACCCCGCACCGCGAGCGTCGCCACCACCGCCGCGGCCAGCAGCAGCGCAACCGGCAGCAATGCCGTCGACCACGTCGAACCGGACAGCGCGATGGTCTTCGGCGGCCCCAGGCCGTCGAAGCTCTCCAGCTGCACCCACGTCAACCGGCTCGCCACCCACAGGCACAGTGCGCCGAGGATCAGCAGCAGCTGCGCGATCCGCATCGGGGCCGGCCCGCGGCGTGCGTCGTTAGCCATGACTGCCCGGCACTGTCAGGGTCTCGGCCGCGGCGATTGCGCTGAGCACCGCCTTGGCCTTGTTTGCCGCCTCGTTGAATTCGTAGGGGCCGTTGGAGTCCGCGACCACCCCGCCGCCCGACTGGACGTAGGCGGTTCCGGCCCGCATCAGCGCGGTGCGGATGGCGATGGCGAAGTCGGCGTTCCCCGCGAAATCCAGATAGCC from Mycolicibacterium sp. MU0053 includes:
- the pyk gene encoding pyruvate kinase — its product is MSRRAKIVCTLGPATATDDKTRALVEAGMDVARLNFSHGDYVDHKENYERVRKASDATGRAVGVLADLQGPKIRLGRFADGPTYWATGETVRITTQDVEGTHDRVSTTYKQLAADAQPGDRCLVDDGKVALVVEHIDGSDVVCTVTEGGPVSNNKGLSLPGMNVSVPALSEKDIEDLEFALHLGVDLVALSFVRSPADVEIVHEIMDRVGRRVPVIAKLEKPEAIDNLEAVVLAFDAVMVARGDLGVELPLEEVPLVQKRAIQMARENAKPVIVATQMLESMIENSRPTRAEASDVANAVLDGADAVMLSGETSVGKYPLEAVRTMARIISAVEENSIDAPPLTHLPRTKRGVISYAARDIGERLEAKALVAFTQSGDTVKRLARLHTRLPLLAFTALPEVRSQLALTWGTETFIVPQMAATDDMIREVDKSLLDLGRYKRGDLVIIVAGAPPGTVGSTNLIHVHRIGEDDH
- a CDS encoding DUF2752 domain-containing protein, yielding MGPNGTTSGRAGVIAALGTGAAVAGGLAYVGLVDPHRPGSLFPPCPFKMITGWDCPACGGLRMTHGVLHGDMAAAVTDNVFLLVGIPLLLLWGVWRLRVGRPLVTWWAGATVLSATVGWTVVRNLPGFPLVPTLLSG
- a CDS encoding TM2 domain-containing protein gives rise to the protein MTSSPGPADGDTTPPQHSYEYPPPVPPQYPSPGQYPPPPGAYYDPSAPWGRHPVTGEPFSDKSKVVAGLLQLVGLVGICGIGRFYLGDTGLAITQLIVGIVTCGIGAVIWGLIDAVMILTDKVRDTQGRPLRDGT
- a CDS encoding prolipoprotein diacylglyceryl transferase yields the protein MITTTLASFPSPPQGVWFLGPFPIRAYALCIIIGIIAALVIGDRRWVARGGEQGVIYDIALWAVPFGLIGGRIYHVMTDWQTYFGSGGAGAMAALRIWDGGLGIWGAVAFGGLGAWLACRRRGIPLPAFGDAVAPGIVLAQAIGRLGNYFNQELYGRETTVPWGMEVFYRRDPSGIVDVHSLNGISTGQVAAVVHPTFLYELLWNLLVFAALIYLDRRFRIGHGRLFALYVAGYCVGRFCVELLRDDYATEIAGIRINSFTATFVFIGAIVYFILATKGREEPETLRGREREPLVEEFVEDLSAVAATTGVVAAATVAGREDALDDADENADAADVGELVTEAAEESVADEPADDAAEDVESESAEAVADADVAAVGEVDAEAAQESVADEPADDEAEDTESESAEDVEDVEEVAADEPDSAAEAEGAVAESAESVASSEDADVAAVGEVDAEAAQESVADEPADDEAEDVESESAEAVEDADVAAVGEVDAVAAQESVADEPADDEAEDVEEVAADEPDSVVEAEGVVAESVEPDASSEDADVAAVGEVDAEAAQESVADEPAGDEVEGAESESAESAEEVAADEPDSAAEAEGAVAESVESVVSSEDADVAAVGEVDAEAAQESVADESATDVEDSDAPAVGELDTETAQKSIEATTETVAADEDTAAADATVAEPAPSQSGTKRRWWRRRR
- the trpA gene encoding tryptophan synthase subunit alpha — its product is MSTPSRLGPLFNTCRSENRSALIGYLPVGYPDVPTSIEAMTTLIESGCDIVEVGIPYSDPGMDGPTIAAATEIALRGGVRVRDAITAVEAISDAGGRAVVMTYWNLVLRYGVDAFARDLAAAGGFGVITPDLIPDEADDWFAASDDHDLDRIFLVAPSSTPERLATTVAACRGFVYAASTMGVTGVRDAVSNAAPELVARIKTISDIPIGIGLGVRSREQAAEIGSYADGVIVGSALVSALGQDLNAMRALTDELVAGVRQKVTGVSG
- the trpB gene encoding tryptophan synthase subunit beta, translated to MADFTLPNLPRMSSAVSEPTAHEPDQRGHFGVYGGRYVAEALMAVIEEVTAAYDKVRIDREFLDELDRLQTHYTGRPSPLYEATRLSEHAGGARLFLKREDLNHTGSHKINNVLGQALLARQMGKKRVIAETGAGQHGVATATACALLDLECVIYMGAVDTARQALNVARMRLLGAEVVSVEAGSKTLKDAINEAFRDWVTNADTTYYCFGTAAGPHPFPAMVRDFQRIIGLEARGQIQAQAGRLPDAVTACVGGGSNAIGIFHAFIDDPAVRLIGYEAAGDGVETGRHAATITGGSPGAFQGSYSYLLQDEDGQTIESHSISAGLDYPGVGPEHAHLRDIGRAEYLPITDAEAMDAFRLLCRTEGIIPAIESAHAVAGALKLGPELGAGSIVLVNLSGRGDKDVETAAKWFDLLDQSAVQS
- the trpC gene encoding indole-3-glycerol phosphate synthase TrpC — protein: MSAPTVLDSIIEGVRADVAAREAVVSLEQIKAAANAAPPPLDVLAALRAPGIGVIAEVKRASPSRGELANIPDPADLARAYESGGARIISVLTEERRFQGSLADLDSVRAAVSIPVLRKDFVVRPYQIHEARAHGADMLLLIVAALEQPALESMLERTESLGMTALVEVHTEEEADRALQAGATVIGVNARDLKTLNVDRDCFARIAPGLPSNVIKVAESGVRDTADLLAYAGAGADAVLVGEGLVTSGDPRSAVADLVTAGTHPSCPKPAR
- a CDS encoding TIGR02234 family membrane protein, producing the protein MANDARRGPAPMRIAQLLLILGALCLWVASRLTWVQLESFDGLGPPKTIALSGSTWSTALLPVALLLAAAVVATLAVRGWALRALALLLAAVSAAIAYLAISQWVVPDVSARAADLAEVSLTTLVGSEREYLGAGTALAAAVATLAAAALLMRAASRAASTAPRYATPAARRAAVREQSATAAEGASLGQTSEPMSERTIWDALDEGRDPTEPDSGPSPEGR